The Pseudofrankia sp. DC12 region CGTTGGTCCCCGCGGCGATCGACGCGGCCACCGCCGCCCTCGACCTCGCCGAGCAGACCCAGCACGCCGACCTCGACCGCCGCCTGCACGCCTGGTCGAGCCGGCAGCTGCGCTGGCGCGCCCAGGCCGAGCAGCTCGAACTGTCGCTCAGCGGCGCCGCCCGCGCCAAGGTCCGCCGCCTCGCCAAGCGGGTCAGTCTGGAAGAGGAGATCGCACTGTCGCTGAAGGCGAGCCAGCGGCTGCTCCGGCCACTCGCCGTCGTCATCCCCGTGCCCTCGGGAGAGCTGGACTGATGCCAAGCTTTGACGCCGTCGTCGTCGGCGAGTCGTGGATCTCCGAGCACTACCTGACCTCGGACGGGCGCAGCGGCACGTTCCTCGCCGAGGTGCTGGCGCTACGGGACCGCTGGGACGAGACCGAGAGCGCCGGCCACCCGAGCGCCCGATCCGCGCTGCGCGACGCGGCGACCCCGCTGGCCCGCCGGTTCGGCGCCCTCGGGGAGGACAGCTCCGACGACACGGTCCGCGAGACCCATCGCGAGGTCCGCCGGGCCCTGCTGCTCGACCGTGACCCCAGTCTTTGGGCGTCGGACCGGTCCGGCGACGAGGTGCGGCTACCCGCCGCCGTCGTCCACCCGTCGCCGACGGGAACCGCGCTGATCGTCGTCGAGGCCCGGCCCGTCTCCGCCGTCGAGGAGCTGCTCGACCCGGAGACCGGCGTACTGATCGACCCGGCGACGGTCGACGGCAAGCCCCAGCCCGCACTGGCGAAGACTGTCTCGACAATCTTCCTTACAGACGATGCGCCGCCGTTCATCCTCATTCAGGCCGGCCGCTGGGTGCTGCTCGTCGAGCGGGCCCGCTGGGCCGAGGGCCGCTGGCTCGCCGTCGACCTCGGCGTCGTCGTGGACCGGCGCGACACGAAACGCGCCGGCGAGCTGGAGCACGCGGCCGCGATGCTCGGCCCCGACCTGCTGCTGCCGGCCGAGGACGGCCAGGCCCCATGGCTCGGCCTGCTGGAGAAGTCGGTCCAGCACACCGTCGGCGTCTCCGCTGGGCTGCGCACCGGGGTGCGACTGTCGATCTCGATCATCGCGAACGACGTTGTTGCCCGGCGGGCGGCTCGCGGTGTGCCGGTGCTTGGCGTTCCCGGGCTCGGTCAGGACCTGGCCCGTCAGGCGCTGCGGTTCCTCTACCGGATCCTGTTCCTGCTGTACGCCGAGGCGTCTCCGCAGCTGGAGGTGCTGCCCGTCGGCGCGCCCGAATACCAGGCCGGCTACGGCCTCGACCGGCTGCGCGACCTGATCCTCACCGACCTGTCCGGTGATCGCTCGCGGAACGGCACCCACCTCTATTCCTCGCTCGCGCTGCTGTTCCGGCTCGTCGACGAGGGCTTTGACCCCCGGCGTGCCGTTCCGCGGAACGCGGAGATCGACGGTTTCGCGAGTCCGGACGACTCCGACGACAGCGAGACGGCTGACGGCAACGAGGCCGACGGGACCGCTGGCGACCAGTTGGTGTTCCAGGCGCTGCGTTCGGACCTGTTCGCCCCGGCGGCGACCGCGCTGATCGACGAGGTCGGTCTCGGCAACGAGGCGCTTCAGCAGGTGCTGAGCCACTTGCTGCTCACCCCTGTGAAGAAGAACGAGGATCGCGGCTTCATCGCCTACGGCGAGCTGGGCATCAACCAGCTCGGCGCCGTGTACGAAGGCCTGATGTCCTGGTCCGGCATGATCGCGGACACCGACCTGTACGAGGTCGCGAAGGGCGGCGACCCGTCCGGCGGCACCTGGCTGGTCCCCGCCGACCGGGTCCACAACGACACCGTCCTCACCAGCTCCCTGGTCCGGGAGAAGGACGAGCACACCGGCGAGCCGAAGCCAGTGCTGCACCGACGCGGCTCCTTCGTTTTCCGCCTCGCCGGTCGCGAACGTCAGCAGTCCGCCTCCTTCTACACGCCCGAGTCGCTTACCCGCTCCGTCGTCCACCACGCGCTGGCCGAGCTGCTCGACCAGGACGGTGCGACGACGAAGGCCGCCGAGATCCTGCGGATGACGATCTGCGAGCCGGCACTCGGCTCCGGCGCGTTCGCCATTGAGGCGGTCCGCCAGCTCGCCGCCGAATATCTCCGCCGCGCCCAGGACGAGGCCGGGGTTCGTATCCCGGCCGAGGATTACCCGGCCGAGCTACAGCGCGTGAAGGCCTACCTCGCGCTGCACCAGGTCTACGGGGTCGACCTCAACGCGACGGCGGTCGAGCTGGCCGAGGTCTCCCTGTGGCTGGACACGATGCAGGCCGGGCTCGCGGCGCCCTGGTTCGGCCTACATCTGCGTCGCGGCAACAGCTTGATCGGCGCTCGGCGCGCCGTCTACGACCCGAGCCTGCTCAAGAAAAAGGCGTGGCTGACGACCGTCCCCAAGGACGTCGGTCTGCACGACCCAACCGCGCCGGGGTTCGTGCCATCGGTCGGTGCCGGAATCCACCATTTCCTGCTGCCCGCCGCCGGCTGGGGCGCCGTCGTCGACACCGCCGAAGCCAAGATCTACGCGCCCGAAAAGCGCGAAGAACTGCGTAAATGGCGCTCGGGGGTTCTCGGTAGCCCGGATGCACAAACCAGCAAACGGCTCGCGCGGCTCGCGACCCGGGTCGAGACGCTGTGGGACCTGGCCCGCCGGCGGATCGAGCTGGCCGAGGTCGGCGTCCGTCGCGACGCCGAGATCTGGGGCCACGCCAAGCCGGCCGGGGCGCCGTCCGGCCACTCCAGCCAGGACACCGCCGACCAGGAAAAGGCTGAAGGGACGTCAGTCAGCCGAGACCAGGTAGAGAGGGTGCTGCACGACGAGGGCAGCGCCTATAGGCGGTTGCGCCGGGCCATGGATGTCTGGTGCGCCCTGTGGTCCTGGCCGCTCACGACCGACACTCCGCCGCCTGACTGGAATGCCTGGCTCGCCGGCCTCGAAGCCCTGCTCGGCGTGGCCGCGATCGACCGCAGCGGTGTGGCGGCCGAGAAGCGCGGCCAGACCACTCTCACGGCCGACCACACCTGGAACGGCCTCGACGACGCCGAAGAACTCGACCTCGGCTTCGCCGGCGCCCTCCCCATCGACGAGGCGCTGGCCCGCCACCCCTGGCTGACGGTCGCCGCCCAGATCGCCGAAGCCCAAGGCTTCTTCCACTGGGAGCTGGAGTTCCCCCAGGTCTTCACCAAGGGCGGCTTCGACCTCCAGGTCGGGAACCCACCGTGGGTCCGGCCAGACTGGGACGAGGCAGGCGTGCTAGCAGAATCCGATCCGTGGTGGGAGCTCGACGCTCAGGCCTCCGAACAGGCCAAAAAGAAACGCCGCGTGCAGGCCTTTGCGTCGCCCGCATCGGAGCTATGGTATCTCGACCAGCGCTCCGAGCAGGCAGGGATATCCGCACATCTTGGAAGTTCGATTGATAGGCCCACGCTGGCCGGCCTAAGAACCGATCTTTATCGATGCTTCATAGATCACACTTGGCGCTCATCTGCCGCCCAGGGAATTGTATCGCTCATACATCCAGAGTCCCATTTTACCGAACTACGTGCTGCCGCGCTGCGCCGAGAAGCGTATCATCGTCTTCGGCGTCACTGGGCGGAATCAAGCGGTCATGGCGACACATGACTTTCCAGCAGCTCGGTAAAGACCTCGAGCGGCGTCGCCCATTTGAGCGTCTGCCGTGGCCGCCCATTCAGCTGCGTGGCCACCATATCAAGTTCTTCCTGCGTGTGCAAGGACAGGTCTGTGCCCTTCGGGAAGTACTGGCGCAGCAACCCGTTGGTGTTCTCGTTCGAGCCGCGCTGCCACGGTGAGTGCGGGTCGCAGAAATACACGGGAATACCGGTGCGGACGGTGAAATCGGCGTGCCGGGCCATCTCCTTTCCCTGGTCCCAGGTCACCGAGTTCCGCATGAACTCGGGCAGGGTCTCCATCTTCTTGCCCAGCAGGTAGGCGACCTTGTCGGCGTTACGGTCGTACGGTATTCGCACCAACATCACGAACCGGGTCGTGCGCTCGACCAGCGTGGCGATCTGCGACTTGTTGCCCTTCCCGATGATCAGGTCGCCCTCCCAGAAACCGGGGACGGCGCGGTCCTCGGCCTCCTTCGGCCGCTCGCTGATGTTGACCATGCCGACGATCCCGCCCCTGGTCAGGGTGCTGCGCGACCGGTTGACCCGCCTGGCCCGGCCCTTACGCAGCGCGATCTTCAGTTCCGTCCGCAGCTCGCCGCGCGCCTGGAGGTAGAGGCACTCGTAGATTGTTTCGTGGCTCACGCGCATGCTCTCGTCGTC contains the following coding sequences:
- a CDS encoding DNA methyltransferase produces the protein MPSFDAVVVGESWISEHYLTSDGRSGTFLAEVLALRDRWDETESAGHPSARSALRDAATPLARRFGALGEDSSDDTVRETHREVRRALLLDRDPSLWASDRSGDEVRLPAAVVHPSPTGTALIVVEARPVSAVEELLDPETGVLIDPATVDGKPQPALAKTVSTIFLTDDAPPFILIQAGRWVLLVERARWAEGRWLAVDLGVVVDRRDTKRAGELEHAAAMLGPDLLLPAEDGQAPWLGLLEKSVQHTVGVSAGLRTGVRLSISIIANDVVARRAARGVPVLGVPGLGQDLARQALRFLYRILFLLYAEASPQLEVLPVGAPEYQAGYGLDRLRDLILTDLSGDRSRNGTHLYSSLALLFRLVDEGFDPRRAVPRNAEIDGFASPDDSDDSETADGNEADGTAGDQLVFQALRSDLFAPAATALIDEVGLGNEALQQVLSHLLLTPVKKNEDRGFIAYGELGINQLGAVYEGLMSWSGMIADTDLYEVAKGGDPSGGTWLVPADRVHNDTVLTSSLVREKDEHTGEPKPVLHRRGSFVFRLAGRERQQSASFYTPESLTRSVVHHALAELLDQDGATTKAAEILRMTICEPALGSGAFAIEAVRQLAAEYLRRAQDEAGVRIPAEDYPAELQRVKAYLALHQVYGVDLNATAVELAEVSLWLDTMQAGLAAPWFGLHLRRGNSLIGARRAVYDPSLLKKKAWLTTVPKDVGLHDPTAPGFVPSVGAGIHHFLLPAAGWGAVVDTAEAKIYAPEKREELRKWRSGVLGSPDAQTSKRLARLATRVETLWDLARRRIELAEVGVRRDAEIWGHAKPAGAPSGHSSQDTADQEKAEGTSVSRDQVERVLHDEGSAYRRLRRAMDVWCALWSWPLTTDTPPPDWNAWLAGLEALLGVAAIDRSGVAAEKRGQTTLTADHTWNGLDDAEELDLGFAGALPIDEALARHPWLTVAAQIAEAQGFFHWELEFPQVFTKGGFDLQVGNPPWVRPDWDEAGVLAESDPWWELDAQASEQAKKKRRVQAFASPASELWYLDQRSEQAGISAHLGSSIDRPTLAGLRTDLYRCFIDHTWRSSAAQGIVSLIHPESHFTELRAAALRREAYHRLRRHWAESSGHGDT
- a CDS encoding IS30 family transposase, coding for MGVRERLTVEDREVISRELSQERSARYIAAVLGRHHSGISREIERNGGAAAYRAVDAQARCDLMCARPKERKLVASKELHDAVNTGLVEKWSPKQISERLRTDFPDDESMRVSHETIYECLYLQARGELRTELKIALRKGRARRVNRSRSTLTRGGIVGMVNISERPKEAEDRAVPGFWEGDLIIGKGNKSQIATLVERTTRFVMLVRIPYDRNADKVAYLLGKKMETLPEFMRNSVTWDQGKEMARHADFTVRTGIPVYFCDPHSPWQRGSNENTNGLLRQYFPKGTDLSLHTQEELDMVATQLNGRPRQTLKWATPLEVFTELLESHVSP